In Phocoena phocoena chromosome 8, mPhoPho1.1, whole genome shotgun sequence, the following are encoded in one genomic region:
- the UBQLN3 gene encoding ubiquilin-3, translating into MAKSGEALPQGSPVLVQDPHLIKVTVKTPKDKEDFSVTDTCTIQQLKEEISQRFKAHPDQLILIFAGKILKDPDSLAQCGVRDGLTVHLVIKMQRRTVGTECPAASVPIPAPSLGSLPQPSSIYPADRLPTSPSWCQSPVSLGVLTGLNGLGLTSGSFPDPPSSLMWQHVSVPEFVAQIIDDSFIQGLLSNTGLVRQLVLDNPHMQQLIQHNPEIGYILNSPEIMRQTMEFLCKPATMQEMMRSQDRALRNLESIPGGYNVLRTMYTDIMHPMLNAVQEQFGGNPFATTTTASATTSSSQPSRMENRDPLPNPWASTFAGSAGRRGRRPGDQEASELRNRVCNILGNIRLYDSLQQLHERPLSLRTYLQGIASTLSPSQEPPPPPGSQVPPTSPSSQELESGQPLPRESVAIKGKPSCPASLRYPTESSARKAGSQDGAGNGSTAHGTSMPDLVSRLECAANKAPFVPSPPSPTAVTAGSPEHVWLPPPAYPSSLRPARMNEAPQLQDEMRWQLPLPLHLQAAMANPRAMHALLQIEQGLQILATEAPHLLLLFTPCLAGLGSTAGSTEPREGALMPADPPLAPGPEVPSAQGSVVLGLHSMPFLQMLQALAGANPLQLQPENHFRVQLEQLRAMGFLNPEANLQALIATGGDVDAAVKKLRQLSEP; encoded by the coding sequence ATGGCCAAAAGTGGAGAGGCCCTGCCGCAGGGCAGCCCGGTGCTGGTCCAGGATCCTCACCTCATCAAGGTGACAGTGAAGACGCCCAAGGACAAGGAGGATTTCTCAGTTACAGACACTTGCACCATCCAGCAGCTGAAGGAAGAGATATCCCAGCGCTTTAAGGCCCACCCTGATCAGCTGATCCTAATATTTGCTGGTAAAATCCTCAAGGACCCTGACTCACTGGCACAGTGTGGGGTCCGAGATGGCCTCACTGTCCACCTGGTCATCAAGATGCAGCGCCGTACTGTGGGCACTGAGTGCCCAGCTGCTTCGGTCCCTATCCCAGCCCCAAGCCTTGGATCACTCCCTCAGCCAAGCTCCATTTACCCAGCAGACAGGCTACCCACCAGCCCTAGCTGGTGCCAATCCCCTGTGAGCTTAGGTGTCCTCACAGGCCTCAATGGGCTAGGCCTGACCTCTGGTAGTTTCCCCGACCCGCCAAGCTCGCTGATGTGGCAGCATGTGTCTGTGCCTGAGTTTGTGGCTCAGATCATTGATGACTCCTTCATCCAGGGTCTGCTGTCCAACACAGGCCTGGTGCGCCAGCTGGTTCTTGACAACCCCCATATGCAGCAGCTGATCCAGCACAACCCTGAGATTGGGTACATCCTCAACAGCCCTGAAATCATGCGGCAGACGATGGAGTTTCTATGCAAACCTGCCACGATGCAAGAGATGATGCGTAGCCAGGACCGGGCACTCAGAAACCTGGAGAGCATCCCTGGTGGCTACAATGTGCTCCGCACCATGTATACAGATATCATGCACCCAATGCTTAATGCAGTGCAGGAGCAGTTCGGTGGCAATCCCTTTGCTACCACCACTACTGCTAGTGCTACCACCAGTAGCAGCCAACCTTCAAGGATGGAGAATCGTgaccctctccccaacccctgggcttcCACATTTGCAGGCTCAGCTGGtaggagaggcaggaggcctggggaccagGAGGCATCCGAACTTAGAAACAGGGTTTGCAATATTCTAGGTAATATAAGGCTCTATGACTCTCTCCAGCAATTACATGAGAGACCCCTGTCCCTGAGAACCTATCTGCAGGGGATTGCATCTACCCTCAGCCCAAGCCAagagccaccaccaccaccaggaagccaagTTCCCCCAACTTCACCCTCATCCCAGGAACTTGAGTCAGGCCAGCCTCTCCCCAGGGAGTCAGTAGCAATCAAGGGGAAGCCCTCCTGCCCCGCATCCTTGAGATACCCCACAGAGAGCAGTGCTAGAAAAGCTGGAAGCCAAGATGGTGCAGGGAATGGCTCCACTGCCCACGGCACCAGCATGCCTGATCTTGTCTCCAGGCTGGAGTGTGCTGCCAACAAGGCCCCATTTGTTCCTTCCCCACCTTCACCCACGGCAGTTACCGCTGGAAGCCCTGAGCATGTCTGGCTGCCGCCACCAGCTTACCCAAGCTCTCTGAGGCCCGCCAGAATGAATGAGGCCCCACAGTTGCAGGACGAAATGCGCTGGCAGCTGCCACTGCCGCTGCACCTTCAGGCAGCCATGGCAAACCCTCGTGCCATGCATGCCTTGCTGCAGATTGAACAGGGTCTGCAGATCCTGGCTACTGAagcccctcacctcctccttttGTTCACGCCTTGCCTAGCAGGGCTGGGAAGTACGGCAGGAAGTACAGAGCCTCGAGAGGGTGCCCTTATGCCCGCGGATCCTCCCCTAGCCCCAGGTCCTGAAGTTCCCTCAGCACAAGGCTCTGTGGTGCTGGGCCTCCATTCCATGCCCTTCCTCCAGATGTTGCAAGCCCTAGCTGGTGCCAATCCCCTGCAGCTGCAGCCCGAGAACCACTTCCGGGTACAGCTAGAGCAATTGCGGGCCATGGGCTTTCTGAATCCTGAAGCCAATCTGCAGGCCCTCATTGCCACCGGAGGTGACGTAGATGCTGCTGTGAAGAAGCTGAGGCAGTTGTCGGAGCCCTAG